One Salminus brasiliensis chromosome 5, fSalBra1.hap2, whole genome shotgun sequence DNA segment encodes these proteins:
- the rhbg gene encoding ammonium transporter Rh type B isoform X2, with translation MSRAVLHEPGFQDVHVMIFIGFGFLMTFLQRYGFSSVGFNFLIAAFSLQWATLMQGFFHGMHGGKIHVGVESMINADFCTGSVLISFGAVLGKTSPVQMLIMAMFEVTLFAVNEFVLLSVLGAKDAGGSMTIHTFGAYFGLMVTRVLYRQNLDKSKSRNCSVYHSDLFAMIGTIYLWMFWPSFNSAITAHGDDQHRTALNTYYSLAACTLATYAFSALLSHEGKLDMVHIQNAALAGGVAVGTAGEMMLTPFGSMIVGFLAGTVSVLGYKYLSPFLESRLKIQDTCGVHNLHGMPGVLGAIVGIVTAVAATTDVYGLGMSDVFPEIAKGSSAARQAGMQAASLGVTLGMALLGGLIVGFILKLPIYGAPPDNLCYEDSIYWEMPGEEEPKTELTLVKTAPEEMEKLN, from the exons GTTTCCAGGATGTACACGTGATGATCTTCATCGGCTTCGGGTTCCTTATGACTTTCCTGCAGCGTTATGGCTTCAGCAGTGTTGGATTCAACTTCCTCATCGCAGCCTTCTCTCTGCAGTGGGCAACACTCATGCAGGGCTTTTTCCATGGCATGCATGGAGGCAAGATCCATGTCGGAGTGGAGAG CATGATAAATGCAGATTTCTGCACTGGCTCGGTGCTGATCTCATTCGGGGCAGTACTAGGGAAGACTAGCCCTGTCCAGATGCTGATAATGGCGATGTTTGAAGTCACTCTGTTTGCAGTCAATGAGTTTGTCCTGCTCTCTGTTCTCGGG GCAAAAGATGCTGGAGGGTCTATGACCATCCATACGTTTGGAGCATACTTCGGCCTGATGGTGACCCGTGTGCTGTACAGACAAAACCTGGATAAGAGCAAGAGCAGGAACTGCTCTGTGTATCATTCGGACCTCTTCGCTATGATTG GCACCATCTATCTGTGGATGTTCTGGCCCAGCTTCAACTCGGCCATCACAGCTCATGGAGATGACCAGCATCGCACTGCCCTGAACACATACTACTCTCTGGCTGCTTGCACTCTGGCCACATATGCTTTCTCTGCTTTGCTCAGCCACGAGGGAAAACTGGACATG GTGCACATTCAGAATGCAGCACTGGCAGGAGGGGTTGCTGTTGGAACTGCTGGTGAGATGATGTTGACTCCATTTGGCTCCATGATTGTTGGATTCTTGGCTGGGACAGTCTCTGTGCTGGGCTATAAGTACCTTTCG CCCTTTTTAGAGTCAAGGCTGAAGATCCAAGACACATGTGGTGTCCATAACCTGCACGGCATGCCGGGTGTCCTGGGTGCTATCGTTGGGATCGTCACAGCTGTGGCCGCAACCACTGACGTGTATGGCCTAGG GATGAGCGACGTGTTCCCTGAAATCGCCAAAGGCTCATCTGCAGCCAGACAGGCTGGGATGCAAGCCGCCTCTCTGGGTGTGACCCTGGGCATGGCCCTGTTAGGTGGTCTCATTGTTG GGTTCATTCTGAAGCTGCCCATTTATGGAGCCCCACCAGACAACCTCTGCTATGAGGATTCAATCTACTGGGAG ATGCCAGGAGAAGAGGAGCCTAAAACTGAGCTGACTCTAGTGAAAACAGCACCAGAGGAGATGGAGAAACTCAATTGA